One Brassica napus cultivar Da-Ae chromosome C2, Da-Ae, whole genome shotgun sequence DNA window includes the following coding sequences:
- the LOC106383902 gene encoding uncharacterized protein LOC106383902 gives MRRRRNHRVDILNQVQEEISKLGNQQEEDDTLWKHAEGKYINKFSTSKTWDQIRDIQQVCAWSKYSENVWRNLVEGLMQDTFTTDWSTLVRIVSKPWLTPIKTFLPRYTLQAAMHTIWWERNARRHGEEPRDMANLIQLIDKNVRLKLLAVRGKGRHFEKGLITSFGTRLSS, from the exons ATGAGGAGGAGAAGAAATCACAGAGTGGATATCCTTAACCAAGTCCAAGAAGAGATCAGTAAACTTGGGAATCAACAAGAGGAAGATGATACTCTCTGGAAACACGCTgaaggaaaatatataaataagttctCAACAAGCAAAACCTGGGATCAGATTCGGGATATTCAACAGGTCTGTGCTTGGAGCAA ATACTCAGAGAATGTTTGGAGAAATCTGGTAGAAGGCCTTATGCAAGACACATTCACTACTGATTGGAGTACTCTGGTAAGGATTGTCTCGAAGCCATGGCTAACACCTATAAAGACTTTCCTTCCCAGATACACTCTACAGGCTGCTATGCACACAATTTGGTGGGAGAGGAATGCGCGAAGGCATGGCGAAGAGCCAAGAGACATGGCTAATCTGATACAGCTTATAGATAAAAATGTTAGGCTGAAGCTGCTTGCAGTAAGAGGGAAGGGGAGACACTTTGAAAAAGGGTTGATTACTTCGTTTGGGACAAGACTAAGCTCATGA